AGGCCCTACTGGATAAGGGGTTCTAACGTGGCTGTCTTTGCACGCAACAGGGAGACGGGCCACCAGGTCTGGAGCGCCCACCATGGCTATCCAGGCGACTTCTTCTATCGGGAGTTCCACAGGAAGGCCCCTGAAAGTGGCGGCCAGTACTGGAGGATAACCGGGAAAGACGTGGAACTCGGTAACAAGGAGTTCTATGATCCCGAGAAGGCAATGGAGCGCGTCGAAGAGCACGCGAAGCACTTTGTCTCTCTGATCGAGAAGCTGTTAAGCGAATTTGAGGAGAAGACCGGGGAGAAGGGTATAATCGTCTCACCCTATGACACCGAGCTATTCGGTCACTGGTGGTTCGAGGGTGTTAAATGGCTTGGAAGGGTTCTCGAGCTTCTCACGGGGAGAGACATCGAGATGATGGCCTTATCAAGGTTCCTTGATGATTATTCTGGGGAGAGGCACGAGATAGAACTTCCCGAGGGTTCTTGGGGCAGAAACTCGAACCACTCGACATGGTGGAACGAAGAAACTGAGTGGACATGGGAGCACGTTTATCGCGCCGAGGACAGGATGGTGGCAATAGCGAGCCGCTTTTATGGAAAAGACGCTCTAACCGACCGCATCATAGAACAGTTGGCGAGGGAGCTTTTAATTTTAGAGGCGAGCGACTGGCAGTTTCTAATAACGACGGGACAGGCGAAGGAGTACGCGGAGAGGCGCGTTCTGATCCACAGCGGGGATTTCCATCGACTCGCGAACGGTCTCGTTGAGTACCTTAAAACTGGAGAGTTCGATATAAGGTTGCTTGAAGAGCTTGAAGAGCGTGACAACGCCTTCAGGCCGGTTTTAGTGGCTCACTACATCAGCGAGAACCCGCCGGAGCTTGAGGAGTATGTTGAGCCGCCGGAGGTTCCTCCCGAGGAAACCGGTGGCGGGGAGATAGAGATGCCCAATGAAGTCATGGAGAGGGCCTACGCAACGGAGGTTGTCAAGGAAGTGGCGAAGAGAACGCTGAAGTCCCTGAACTCGACGGAGAAGATTCGAAAAGGGAAGGCATGGGGAATGAAGAAACCTGAAAGAAAAAAGACAATTGTTGAAAAAGTGAGCGGCACAAAAACGAAGAGCGATCTCCTCTCGATAAAGGGAATCGGTCCCAAGACGCTGGCAAAACTTAGGAGAGCTGGTGTTTATACCGTTGAAGACTTGAAGAATGCCGACTTGGAGAAGCTGGCAATGAAAACGCGGATTTCCTTAAAACGGCTGAGGAAGTTCGTGGGGCAGGTCTCCTGAGAACCCGATTAGTTCAAGGGAACAACGGAAAATGAGAGGGGTTAAAGGAAGGCGTGTCTGTGCTTGTAGAGGAGGTACGAGCCGTAGAGTATCAGGTAAAGCTCGATGGCGCTCAGGATCACCATAAAGATGAGCCATCCCTTGACGAAGCCGGGGCTTTTGCTTATCATCTCGGTTATCTTTCCAATCGCTCCGGGAGTGGTTAACTGCCTCAGTCCGTAGGTTAGCCCCATTGCCCCCTGGATTATCGGTATTGGTATTGTTGAATACGCTAAAAGCAGGCCAAGGTATCCCCTTCTCTGGAGGGAGAGCATCGAGAGGATCGTGGGGATTGCCAGTATCAATGCCGTCACGGCCATTATCTGGCTCATGTAAACACCAACCAGCAGGAAGAACGCTGTCATTCCAAAGAGGTACGTTCTGTAGGATCTCTTAAGTGCTTTAAGCATGCCCGGGTCGAAGTCATACACCGCGGACTTCGAGTAGAGGTTCATTTTCTTTGCCCTGCCTATGTACTTTTTCCTTCCCTCCTTTTCGATGCCATTGTCAGTGCTCAGGTTCTTCAGTTCCTTGGCTTTCTTGAAGAAGAACTCCGCCAGCTGGACGTTGTCCTTTTTGACGTTCCCTGCCAGCGTTTTGAAGTTTCCGGCTGCTTCCCTGATAAGCGAGATTACCTTTCTCTTATCCTTTTCGCTCAGAACAGTTAACCTCTCAACTCTGGGTATCGTTGTCTCAAGAACTTCAGCAGTGTCCTCAAGAATCGCGGGACTCTTCACGTTTATCCCTCCAAACCTAAAAAAGAAAGGGGGTTTAAGACCCTTGTGCCTTCTCGGCTGACAAAAGCCTGCCGATGCTCCAGCCCATCAGGGCTAGGATTATTAACCATGCTATTATCATGTAGATTACCCAGCTTCCCATCGTCACCACCTCAGACCTTCACTAGCACCTTGTTCTCCTTTATCTCTTCGCCATACTTCCTCTTGATGGCGTAGTACGTTTCTACTGCTCCGATGATGAACATGATTATTATCGCTGCCCCAACGCTCCCTGGAATTCCGCCGCTAACGAAGCCCTTGAACGTTCCGACCAGTGGTATCAGTAGGAATATTGGTGCCACGATTAGGGTAATCCACTTGTAGAATGTTGGGACCCTGGTGTAGGCTCCCTTGTGAAGCTCCTCCCAGAAGTTGCTAGGCTTGAAGAGGTACACGGCCACTATGATGTCAAGCAGTGCCAGCAGGGTGAGCTGGAAGCTGATCCAGTTGTCGAGTGGGGTGACGTACTTGTCGAGGCCTATGTAGATGACAGGCAGTCCCAGTATGAAGTATATCAGCAGGACGATCCATGTTCCAATGCTCCTCTTGATGTTGAGGTCCTCCTCAAAGAGTGCCACGAGGTAGTTGTACATTGCTATTGCCGAAGTCCATCCCGCGAACCACAGGAGCAGGAACCAAAGGGCTCCGAAGAATCTTCCTGCCTGTCCCATGCTGACGAAGGCATTTGGAAGGCTGGTGTATGCGAAACCAAGGCCGAATTTGTGGCCTATCCACGCGAGGGCGGCGCCCTTACCCTGGCTGAGGACGGTCGCTGGCACTATCTTCGGAGCGTATGCCGTTGCCAGCGGTATTGCGAGGGAACCGCCGAGGATGACTTCTGCGAACTCGTTGAGTGAAACGGTGGCTATTCCAGAGAGGGCGACGTCATCGTTGGGGCCGAGGTAGCTCGCGTAGTTCTGGATGATACCCATTCCCAGCGACAGCGTGAAGAATATCTGCCCTGCTGCCGCGAGCATGACGGTGGCGAAGTGCTCCTTGAGGTAGACCCAGTTGGGACTCCAGATGAAAGAGAATCCATCTAATGTACTCCAGTTGGGGTTGATCGGTGAGCCAAGGACAAAAACATAGCCGACCATTATAATGGCGAAGATGTAGAGCAACGGCATCATTATCTTGACCCACTTCTCTATACCCTTGCTGACTCCCCTTCCGACGGCTATGGCTATGGTGACTATGGTGATACCCCAGAACAGCAGAACTTCTGCGTGGTTGCTGAGGTAGTTGCTGAAGAAGCTTCCAGTGTTCTTGCCGAAGTATGCGCCGGTTATGCTGAACCAGGTGTAAGCTGCGGACCAGCCAATGAGGTGCAGGTAGTAGCTGTTGAGTAGTGTAACTCCCGCAAACGCCACCATGCCACTGATGGTACCCATTATTAGTGCGCTCTTGGGTTTGAGACTTTCCCTTGCCATCAGGTAGTAGGTTGGACCGATTGTACCGTGGCCGTACTTGCCACCGTAGCGACCTGCAACCCACTCGACCCACATTATGGGTATTCCAAGAAGGAACAGCGCCAGGAAGTACGGCACCATGAAGGCGCCGCCACCGTTCTGGGCAACCTGGGTTGGGAACCTTACAAAGTTTCCAAGACCGACGGCGTTTCCAGCCATGGCTAAAATCAAACCAATTTTACTTGCCCATTGATCCCTCTCTTGTTCCAAACCATTCACCCCCATGCAAATATACGGGACCCCATGAATTGAGTTGGGGCATTATGCATAAGGTGTTCCATTCTATAAAAAGCTTTTCCATGGTTTTTTTCGACGAAAGCCGATTTACTCAGTCGCAAAACTAACGGTGCCGGGTTTTCGTCATTTTTTCAGTACTAAAAGATAACGTAACGTATGGGATGATGTTATGACAGAGTTAGAGCATGATGTTTGATGATATGGCGGAAATCTGTATTGAGATGAATGACTAGAAAGTTTATATTAACACCCCTCCAAGAACCTCCGGTGCCCGATGAACGAAAAAGAGAGTGAGCTGACTGGTGATGATCGACTTCTCGCTGAGGGCACCATCATTAAACATCATTGATGGAGTTTTATGTTCTTTAATGTATAGAAAATCTTGGATGTACATCGCTCTTTTCGCCCAAAGATTTATGGAGGTTCTCTCTTTCTGCTGAAAATTTGAGCCTACAAGCTTTTGCTGAAAAATAACCGTTCTCCTACCCCTATTATCGAAAGGTTTATATAAGTAAATGCCTAACCTCATATCGCAGATTACCGAAACCTGAGGTGGTAAATATGGTTGAGCAGGACCCCTTTGAGATGGCGGTCAGGCAGCTCGAGAGGGCTGCGCAGTTCATGGACATAAGCGACGAGGCCCTTGCATGGCTCAAGAGGCCCATGAGAATTCTGGAGGTCAGCGTCCCGCTCCAGATGGACGACGGTTCCGTCAAGGTTTTCACCGGTTTCCGCGTCCAGCACAACTGGGCCCGCGGTCCGACCAAGGGCGGCATTCGCTGGCACCCTGCTGAGACCCTCAGCACCGTTAAGGCCCTCGCCACCTGGATGACCTGGAAGTGTGCCGTTGTTGACATCCCCTATGGTGGAGGCAAGGGCGGCATCATAGTCAACCCCAAGGAGCTCAGTGAGGGCGAGCAGGAGAGGCTCGCACGCTCATACATCCGCGCCGTTTACGACGTAATCGGCCCGTGGACCGATGTCCCGGCCCCGGACGTCTACACCAACCCGAAGATCATGGGCTGGATGATGGACGAGTACGAGACCATCATGAGGAGGAAGGGCCCGGCCTTCGGCGTCATCACCGGAAAGCCGCTCAGCATCGGCGGTTCACTCGGAAGGGGCGACGCCACCGCCAAGGGTGCCTCCTACACCATCCGCGAGGCTGCCAAGGCCCTCGGCATGGACCTCAAGGGCAAGACCATCGCCATCCAGGGTTACGGTAACGCCGGCTACTACATGGCCAAGATCATGAGCGAGGAGTACGGCATGAAGGTCGTCGCCGTCAGCGACAGCCACGGTGGCATCTACAACCCGGACGGCCTCAACGCCGACGAGGTTCTTGAGTGGAAGAAGAAGAACGGCAGTGTCAAGGACTTCCCAGGCGCGACCAACATCACCAACGAGGAGATCCTCGAGCTCGACGTTGACGTCCTCGCCCCGGCCGCTATCGAGGAGGTCATCACCGAGAAGAACGCCGAC
The DNA window shown above is from Thermococcus sp. and carries:
- a CDS encoding 1,4-alpha-glucan branching protein, giving the protein MKGYFTFVLHTHLPYVRKHGKWPFGEEWLYEAMSETYLPLLMEFERLSSSGVRFGIVVNITPVLVEQLADEYVKREFERYLERKIEKTKEDLKSGKYNEKAILASLEHFKKVYDYWRVINGDILGKFRELQENGYVEIVTSAATHGYLPLLGRDEAIRAQIANGVFTYEKHFGKRPRGIWLPECAYRPTGEWELPSGRKEKRQGIEKFLEEFGIEYFFVESRLIDKGPVTKGYHEVEVYEGEKSTLRPYWIRGSNVAVFARNRETGHQVWSAHHGYPGDFFYREFHRKAPESGGQYWRITGKDVELGNKEFYDPEKAMERVEEHAKHFVSLIEKLLSEFEEKTGEKGIIVSPYDTELFGHWWFEGVKWLGRVLELLTGRDIEMMALSRFLDDYSGERHEIELPEGSWGRNSNHSTWWNEETEWTWEHVYRAEDRMVAIASRFYGKDALTDRIIEQLARELLILEASDWQFLITTGQAKEYAERRVLIHSGDFHRLANGLVEYLKTGEFDIRLLEELEERDNAFRPVLVAHYISENPPELEEYVEPPEVPPEETGGGEIEMPNEVMERAYATEVVKEVAKRTLKSLNSTEKIRKGKAWGMKKPERKKTIVEKVSGTKTKSDLLSIKGIGPKTLAKLRRAGVYTVEDLKNADLEKLAMKTRISLKRLRKFVGQVS
- a CDS encoding alpha-glucosidase — encoded protein: MKSPAILEDTAEVLETTIPRVERLTVLSEKDKRKVISLIREAAGNFKTLAGNVKKDNVQLAEFFFKKAKELKNLSTDNGIEKEGRKKYIGRAKKMNLYSKSAVYDFDPGMLKALKRSYRTYLFGMTAFFLLVGVYMSQIMAVTALILAIPTILSMLSLQRRGYLGLLLAYSTIPIPIIQGAMGLTYGLRQLTTPGAIGKITEMISKSPGFVKGWLIFMVILSAIELYLILYGSYLLYKHRHAFL
- a CDS encoding sodium-dependent transporter → MEQERDQWASKIGLILAMAGNAVGLGNFVRFPTQVAQNGGGAFMVPYFLALFLLGIPIMWVEWVAGRYGGKYGHGTIGPTYYLMARESLKPKSALIMGTISGMVAFAGVTLLNSYYLHLIGWSAAYTWFSITGAYFGKNTGSFFSNYLSNHAEVLLFWGITIVTIAIAVGRGVSKGIEKWVKIMMPLLYIFAIIMVGYVFVLGSPINPNWSTLDGFSFIWSPNWVYLKEHFATVMLAAAGQIFFTLSLGMGIIQNYASYLGPNDDVALSGIATVSLNEFAEVILGGSLAIPLATAYAPKIVPATVLSQGKGAALAWIGHKFGLGFAYTSLPNAFVSMGQAGRFFGALWFLLLWFAGWTSAIAMYNYLVALFEEDLNIKRSIGTWIVLLIYFILGLPVIYIGLDKYVTPLDNWISFQLTLLALLDIIVAVYLFKPSNFWEELHKGAYTRVPTFYKWITLIVAPIFLLIPLVGTFKGFVSGGIPGSVGAAIIIMFIIGAVETYYAIKRKYGEEIKENKVLVKV
- the gdhA gene encoding glutamate dehydrogenase encodes the protein MVEQDPFEMAVRQLERAAQFMDISDEALAWLKRPMRILEVSVPLQMDDGSVKVFTGFRVQHNWARGPTKGGIRWHPAETLSTVKALATWMTWKCAVVDIPYGGGKGGIIVNPKELSEGEQERLARSYIRAVYDVIGPWTDVPAPDVYTNPKIMGWMMDEYETIMRRKGPAFGVITGKPLSIGGSLGRGDATAKGASYTIREAAKALGMDLKGKTIAIQGYGNAGYYMAKIMSEEYGMKVVAVSDSHGGIYNPDGLNADEVLEWKKKNGSVKDFPGATNITNEEILELDVDVLAPAAIEEVITEKNADKIKAKIVAEVANGPVTPEADEILREKGILQIPDFLCNAGGVTVSYFEWVQNINGYYWTLEEVYERLDKKMTKAFWDVYNTHKEKNIHMRDAAYVVAVSRVYQAMKDRGWVKK